The region aacacaacacaacacacgaacgaaacaaacacgTAACAGAAATTGTAGTAGTAGCTAATAAGGGCTGTGTTACATTGTTGCTGTTTAATAGAAATGTAAAAGATGCGAAATCCAAAAGGTGAAGAAGGCAGGCAGCAAGAAATGTAGTGCTGCTTGTCCTTCCACACGAAATCACACATCCCCACAGATATGGTGCCAAGTCGTAGATGCGCCAGGAGAGAGATGCGGCTCTAGTGCTCTCGCTGGCGTCATCACCACCCCACGTCATGTTAAGTCCGGGCATAATTGTACAGAGCATCGACATGAAAAGACACGGTACAGCAAACCACAGCAAAACGCAAACCCTCATACGCAGAGTACGCTAGGAACATGCCGTCGTTAGAACAAGCCCATTTGTCTCTGTCATGCTTTTGCGGCACTAGGCCACATCAGGTGCACTCACAACCTCCGCGGGCAACCAATGCGCCACTAGGGTAATAGTCAGTGGGTAGGAGACGTTGgtttcttaaaaaaatgatttactttttttagccttatcaaaaacaaaaatccaatcGTAAGGCTAGCGTTACTGATTTGAACAATAATCTtacgtcgtggtcgtcgtcgtcgtcaccgctACCGGCAACCCTTGTAATGGAAGTTTCAAGAAGCATGCTTCGACGCCGCGATCGGTGACGCGTATTCCGGGTGAGGTGTGCCCATTTCTTTactatttttctttatttttaatttatgttgaaCGCGGTTGAATTACGAAATTATTTGATTAGTATGTTAGTGTGTTGTGATAGCGTTAGATGAATGcatttcttctatttttatttccccctttttaatTCTAATTATTACGATCACATCTGACGCGAAGGCATTGGAAAGGGAGGCACATTTCGCCTAGAGCAGAGATATCGAGAGACTCAGCACGTACCCGATACGCATGATAATGAGCAGGGAAGATGAAGGAATTGTGTGAATCCAACAAAACTACCAAAATGTCACCCTCGTAATTCCCTCATAGTAGACAAGGAGTAATAGGTGGGGGAAAACGGAGAacggagagaacgagaaaagaaaacctaTATAGTTTAGTGTGGAGAAGGGTGGGCATAATTAAAAGACATTAATAAGGCGTATTGTAAGATAGTATTGGTAGAATGAGATTGAtttccccaaaacaaaaactaagaaaaaaaagacacccGGTTTGTTCTCATCTCTTCTGTAGTCCTATGGTTGCTTGGTTGTTCTTTCCGttccacaaaaaaatcagCTACTAGAGAGCTATTTTGTAACCGATAGTGATGGTGAGGTAAAGGAGGCGTTgcgaatgtttgaaaatgtcCGTTAGTGGGAGAGGGTGACGGTTTCCCGATCGGTGGCGTAAGCTGAAACTTACACATTCCTATTGTTACTGCAGCTTGAACCGAAGAGAGGAACTGGAAGATCAAAGGAAGAGATCGAAGCGATCAAAACGGGATAATTCTCACGAAGAGGAGCGTGTAATGTCGTGAACTCGCATGAATAGACGCCAGAAAACATAACTTCTGCATTTCCATGAGCATTTATTGCATCGATGGCGAACCAAAACCAGGCGCAGACAAAGGAAaagcgcggggggggggggggggtgagtggTCGACATTGAGGCAACTTCTTCTCCGCGGTTAGCTAGAAACATGAAGACGATACCAATAAGCGCCACTGCTGCTAGTGGATTGAAATGGTATCCCAACTTCAAGCGGACATTGTATTCCTTTCCCTGATTACGACGATCAGTGTGCTGTACTACTTAAGGGTGGGTGCCAGGTGGAAATCAACGGAAAAGTAAGGAAGATCGATTCACGCCAGCTCAATaaccgaaaccggaaacggaGGAACTAACAACGTGTCGTGTTAAACGGTAACTGTTGTCCCCTCGTGATCCACGTGTTACACCACCCCCACACGAGTCGATATAGTCGAGGGAAGAAGCGGCTGGAAGTAGAAATCCAGAGCAAATAGATCGCAGCGaaagagacagggagagagagagagagagaggagggcgcaaaagaaagagaacaaaacaaaatagagTTGGTGTTTTATTGCTAGAGAGACGTTTGTAATATGTACTTGTAACcgagagtgtgtgttgtgAGTAGTTTTGGTGGCTACCCGTGGCGTGTATATCACAATCCATCAGAGATGGCGGCGGCCGCGTTCGCTCACGAAATACTCACCCAATTCCATGCCACCCCATGATTATGATTTTTCCCCAAATGATTGTTTATATTTAACCAAACTGTTAACGTTTGTGATTATCATCGAGGATCTAATAAAACGTCGATAGTCAATCACCAGATGCGCGGGGCGATACGCTGAGTGAGACGGACTGCAccggagagagtgagagtgtggTGAAGGTGTGTCGGAAATGGCGGAAAATGAAAGTTTTAGTGGCAAATTGTATAAATACGGATGTCGGTAGCTTACCTCGATTCAGAATTTATTGATTCTTTAACGCGTCGGAAGTGATCGTCACATTTTAAGCTGGTGGCAATGCAGGCGAAAAACAGGTGCTCGATCATCGTTATACTGTGCTGTACCGTTGGGTGGTTAGGACCTGCACAGGCCTTTGTTCTCAGTGATGTGATGGCTCGAAACGGACGGGACCAGTTGCAGGACACAAATGCAACGGAGGTGCATCGCAGCTCCGAATCGTCTCGTCTTACGTTCGAGTTCGTCATTGAACTCAATCGACTGATCCACCGGCTATCCTCGATTCCTGCAGCAGACGGTCCACTGAGTGCATCAAAGAAGGCCTACGCGACGGAGCAAGAGTGGCAGCAAACGGAACAACGATTAGAGCAACTGTTACAGCGGAATATCAAGAAGGATGATCACAGCAACGAAACATTGACGATGGAACACCTCGCGGCTGCCAGTAAAGCATTTCGGAAGCATAAGAAAGACTTTGAGGGATTACTTTCGTCGAACGATAGTCGACTCCGTGCGGTGCCGCTCGCACTGGCAGTGAACTTTGCCGTTGAGGATCTTAAGGAAATCTCGATCGATTTACTGCACCATCTGGAGCGTAGTAATGGCACCGTAACCAACCGGGCGATCGATTCGGGGATGACAGTATCGTCCTTTCTGGCCTACTTCCGCCGTAAGATCGATGATACGAAAAAGGCATTCGTAACGCAAGCGAACCTAACACTGCGCCGCATCAAGACTCGGTTAGCGGAAGTAGAAACCACCCAAGCGCTAGCCAGTTACATTGAGTTCCTTAATGCGAGGTTTGCCTTGTTGAAGACCACAATAATGACCAGTCTCGAACAGGCCTACACGATGGTGAGCACTTCGTTAACGAACAACGGTAACGAGGCGGACACGAACTTGGCTTCGGGTTTGGTCGCGTTGCTAGCGGGTGCGATCGATCCGACGATGCAAACTTCGCACTACCTTGAACGGTGCCTAACACGTTTCGTCTACCATTACTATGAGCAGTCACGTGCCCTTGGCAAACTGTTGTACTGCGTCCAGATGGAGCCCGACACACTGGACTCGCTGGTAGCGATCACTGTTCCTTTCCTACGACGGGCCGTAGAATCCGATTCGGATGTTACACAGCTCAACTTCATCTGCTCCTCGCCAGATTCTACGGATTGCGAGGATGTTGTAAGTATCTGCCGCTGCCC is a window of Anopheles aquasalis chromosome 2, idAnoAquaMG_Q_19, whole genome shotgun sequence DNA encoding:
- the LOC126573459 gene encoding uncharacterized protein LOC126573459 yields the protein MQAKNRCSIIVILCCTVGWLGPAQAFVLSDVMARNGRDQLQDTNATEVHRSSESSRLTFEFVIELNRLIHRLSSIPAADGPLSASKKAYATEQEWQQTEQRLEQLLQRNIKKDDHSNETLTMEHLAAASKAFRKHKKDFEGLLSSNDSRLRAVPLALAVNFAVEDLKEISIDLLHHLERSNGTVTNRAIDSGMTVSSFLAYFRRKIDDTKKAFVTQANLTLRRIKTRLAEVETTQALASYIEFLNARFALLKTTIMTSLEQAYTMVSTSLTNNGNEADTNLASGLVALLAGAIDPTMQTSHYLERCLTRFVYHYYEQSRALGKLLYCVQMEPDTLDSLVAITVPFLRRAVESDSDVTQLNFICSSPDSTDCEDVFLQNLMITDTRDLRYTKFEELIGAELTLLAERVDTCTSAIPPVMLQFTTDTQAKFTTCLSTGRTA